The following are from one region of the Vitis riparia cultivar Riparia Gloire de Montpellier isolate 1030 chromosome 14, EGFV_Vit.rip_1.0, whole genome shotgun sequence genome:
- the LOC117929730 gene encoding protein translocase subunit SecA 1, producing the protein MASLRTLRNIYKNNPTFLFSSSSSSTLSYHYRQLSPLQHRSIFSTSHLDASWMDKIKGVLTGKKAAPDGQITTEEFTLLRFANELKAARAAGTFKRFVVGRSSEATFADAFGKQEAIIRYLGRFDPSGDNLQTSQKQEAAKSCNCTIADVENALAKFTWAKQAHKKLEKLKEEGKPIPKSMAELQKLIGSTPVDLARSNLAKSGQISRNALCPCGSKKRYKRCCGKD; encoded by the exons ATGGCTTCTTTACGAACTCTGCGCAACATTTACAAGAACAACCCCACCTTCTTATTCTCCTCCTCTTCATCCTCTACATTATCTTACCATTACCGTCAGCTATCTCCGTTACAGCACCGGTCGATCTTCTCCACGTCCCACCTCGACGCCTCATGGATGGACAAGATTAAAGGAGTTTTAACAGGCAAAAAGGCCGCCCCAGATGGCCAAATCACCACCGAAGAATTCACCCTCCTTC GTTTTGCAAATGAGCTGAAGGCCGCAAGGGCTGCAGGGACATTTAAAAGGTTTGTAGTGGGTCGAAGCAGTGAGGCCACATTTGCTGATGCTTTCGGGAAGCAGGAAGCGATTATTCGATATCTTGGACGTTTTGATCCTTCTGGAGAT AATCTGCAAACTAGTCAAAAGCAAGAAGCGGCAAAAAGTTGTAATTGCACAATAGCTGACGTCGAGAATGCTCTTGCAAAGTTTACTTGGGCTAAACAAGCACACAAGAAATTGGAGAAGTTAAAGGAAGAAGGGAAACCAATCCCAAAGTCGATGGCTGAG TTGCAAAAGCTGATAGGTTCAACACCAGTGGATCTTGCCAGGTCTAACTTGGCTAAAAGTGGTCAAATAAGTAGAAATGCACTCTGCCCATGTGGTTCCAAAAAGAGATACAAGCG GTGCTGCGGAAAGGATTGA